The following are encoded in a window of Rhinolophus sinicus isolate RSC01 linkage group LG12, ASM3656204v1, whole genome shotgun sequence genomic DNA:
- the LEFTY2 gene encoding left-right determination factor 2 has protein sequence MRSLWLCWALWSLPLTHPGAAMTEEQILGSLLQQLHLREVPVLGKGDVEELVIPAHVRAQYVALLKRSHGAPSRGKRFSQNFREVAGRFLVSEASTHLLVFRMEQRLPPNSELVQAVLRLFQEPVPKAALRRHQLLSPRSDQARVTIQWLHVREDGSNRTSLIDSRLVSIHESGWKAFDVTEAVNFWQQLSRPRQPLLLQVSVQREHLGPLASSAHELVHFAAQGPAGARQGEPQLELHTLDLRDYGAQDNCDPEAPVTQGTRCCRQEMYIDLQGMKWAENWVLEPPGFLAYECVGTCQQPPETLTFKWPFLGPRQCIASETTSLPMIVSVKEGGKPRAQVVSLPNMRVQKCSCASDGAPVPRKLEP, from the exons ATGAGGTCCCTGTGGCTCTGCTGGGCACTCTGGTCGCTGCCCCTGACCCACCCCGGGGCGGCCATGACCGAAGAGCAGATCCTGGGCAGCCTGCTGCAGCAGCTGCATCTCAGGGAGGTGCCCGTGCTGGGCAAGGGCGACGTGGAGGAGCTGGTCATCCCTGCCCACGTGAGGGCCCAGTACGTGGCCCTGCTGAAGCGCAGCCACGGGGCCCCCTCCCGGGGGAAGAGGTTCAGCCAGAACTTCCGAG AGGTGGCCGGCAGGTTCCTGGTGTCCGAGGCCTCCACGCACTTGCTGGTGTTCCGCATGGAGCAGCGGCTGCCCCCCAACAGCGAGCTGGTGCAGGCCGTGCTGCGCCTCTTCCAGGAGCCTGTCCCCAAGGCTGCGCTCCGCAGGCACCAGCTGCTCTCCCCACGCAGCGACCAGGCTCGGGTCACCATCCAGTGGCTGCACGTCCGAGAGGACGGCTCTAATCGCACCTCGCTCATCGACTCCAG GCTGGTGTCCATCCACGAGAGCGGCTGGAAGGCCTTTGACGTGACAGAGGCCGTGAACTTCTGGCAGCAGCTGAGCCGACCTCGGCAGCCGCTGCTGCTGCAGGTGTCGGTACAGAGGGAGCACCTGGGCCCGCTGGCCTCCAGCGCCCACGAGCTGGTCCACTTCGCCGCCCAGGGGCCGGCGGGCGCCAGGCAGGGCGAGCCCCAGCTGGAGCTGCACACCCTGGACCTCAGGGACTACGG AGCTCAGGACAATTGTGACCCTGAGGCCCCGGTGACCCAGGGCACGCGCTGCTGCCGCCAAGAGATGTACATTGACCTGCAGGGGATGAAGTGGGCTGAGAACTGGGTCCTGGAGCCCCCGGGCTTCCTGGCCTACGAGTGTGTGGGCACCTGCCAGCAGCCCCCGGAGACTCTGACCTTCAAGTGGCCGTTTCTGGGGCCGCGGCAGTGCATTGCCTCGGAGACGACCTCGCTGCCCATGATTGTCAGCGTCAAGGAGGGAGGCAAGCCCCGGGCCCAGGTGGTCAGCCTGCCCAACATGAGGGTGCAGAAGTGCAGCTGTGCCTCAGATGGGGCGCCCGTGCCAAGGAAGCTGGAGCCGTAG